The proteins below come from a single Limosilactobacillus reuteri genomic window:
- the tnpB gene encoding IS66 family insertion sequence element accessory protein TnpB (TnpB, as the term is used for proteins encoded by IS66 family insertion elements, is considered an accessory protein, since TnpC, encoded by a neighboring gene, is a DDE family transposase.), with protein sequence MRKGIDGLAMVIAENYRLELYNNSLFLFCSGRNDRFKGLFWDGEGFIMLYKRFENGHLSWPRNSNEAKELSAQQLDWLLQGLNPLPIRKIQAVRPGSFY encoded by the coding sequence ATGCGAAAAGGTATTGATGGTCTCGCAATGGTAATCGCTGAGAACTATAGATTAGAATTATATAATAATTCGCTTTTCTTATTTTGTAGCGGACGTAATGATCGCTTTAAAGGACTGTTTTGGGATGGCGAGGGCTTTATTATGCTCTATAAACGGTTTGAAAATGGCCACCTTAGTTGGCCGAGAAACAGTAATGAAGCCAAAGAATTATCTGCTCAACAGCTCGACTGGTTATTGCAAGGACTGAACCCATTACCAATTCGTAAAATTCAAGCTGTTCGACCAGGAAGTTTTTATTGA
- the rfbB gene encoding dTDP-glucose 4,6-dehydratase encodes METFKNIIVTGGAGFIGSNFVHYVVNHHPEVEHITVLDKLTYAGNPANLNGLPTDKVELVVGDICDKDLVDKLVSNADAVVHYAAESHNDNSLIDPTPFIQTNIVGTSVLINACRKYDVRYHHISTDEVYGDLPLREDLPGHGEGKGEKFTPESPYRPSSPYSSSKASSDLLVRAWFRSFGLWATISNCSNNYGPYQHIEKFIPRQITNILSGIRPKLYGSGKNVRDWIHTNDHSRAVWDILTKGKIGETYLIGVDGEKNNKEVLEMILELMGQPKDAYDHVKDRPGHDLRYAIDATKLRTELGWEPEFTDFKTGLQHTIDWYTEHQDWWKDEKAAVEAKYAKNGQ; translated from the coding sequence ATGGAAACTTTTAAGAATATTATTGTTACCGGGGGAGCCGGTTTTATTGGCTCCAACTTTGTTCACTATGTTGTTAACCACCACCCGGAAGTTGAACATATTACAGTTTTAGATAAACTGACTTATGCTGGTAATCCTGCTAATCTTAATGGCTTGCCAACGGATAAAGTTGAACTCGTAGTTGGGGATATTTGTGATAAGGATTTAGTTGATAAGTTGGTAAGCAACGCTGATGCAGTTGTACATTATGCGGCGGAAAGTCACAATGACAACTCCTTGATTGATCCCACTCCATTTATCCAAACTAATATTGTGGGTACTTCAGTTTTAATCAATGCTTGTCGCAAGTATGACGTCCGTTACCACCATATTTCAACGGATGAAGTTTATGGCGATTTACCATTGCGTGAAGACTTACCCGGTCATGGTGAAGGAAAAGGAGAAAAATTTACTCCCGAATCACCATACCGACCATCAAGTCCTTATTCTTCATCGAAAGCTAGCTCTGACTTGTTAGTGCGGGCTTGGTTCCGGTCATTTGGTTTATGGGCGACGATTTCCAATTGTTCCAATAACTATGGCCCTTACCAACACATTGAAAAGTTCATTCCTCGTCAGATTACTAATATCTTGAGCGGTATTCGCCCTAAGCTTTATGGATCCGGTAAGAATGTCCGCGACTGGATTCACACTAATGATCATTCCCGGGCGGTTTGGGATATTTTGACCAAGGGGAAGATCGGTGAAACTTACCTCATTGGAGTCGATGGTGAAAAGAACAACAAGGAAGTTCTGGAAATGATCTTAGAGTTAATGGGCCAACCTAAAGATGCTTATGACCATGTTAAAGATCGTCCCGGCCACGATTTGCGTTATGCCATTGATGCCACGAAGCTCCGGACTGAACTCGGTTGGGAGCCCGAATTCACTGACTTCAAGACCGGTTTACAACACACGATTGATTGGTATACGGAACACCAAGATTGGTGGAAAGATGAAAAAGCCGCAGTTGAAGCAAAATATGCGAAAAACGGTCAATAA
- a CDS encoding EamA family transporter translates to MQVVIIKGFGVSIGSYLIALGVKETPVKSVLTIVYCLILGFFAFGLSILLYIMAQRYLGAAKTSAYYALSPFIAVILLLLILGESLSLQFIIALILMIAGIFIVVNDVPVSEKRPTQKYS, encoded by the coding sequence GTGCAAGTAGTAATAATTAAAGGGTTTGGTGTTAGCATTGGTAGCTACTTAATAGCGCTTGGTGTTAAAGAAACACCAGTAAAAAGCGTCTTGACCATCGTTTATTGTTTAATATTAGGATTTTTTGCGTTTGGTTTAAGCATTTTATTATATATAATGGCGCAGCGTTATTTAGGAGCGGCCAAAACAAGTGCTTATTATGCGTTAAGTCCGTTTATTGCGGTTATTTTATTGTTACTAATATTAGGAGAAAGTCTTAGTCTTCAATTCATTATCGCGCTTATATTAATGATTGCGGGGATATTTATTGTGGTAAATGATGTACCCGTAAGTGAGAAAAGACCGACTCAAAAATATTCGTAG
- a CDS encoding DUF4430 domain-containing protein, giving the protein MKKFKLISGLLVMFLAFFILTGYTNNTQKNSNTIKVTYTLKQGKKVVATKKTTLKKNDKVITGLKKNWKVKEVKGFITSIDGMKENQKKGIYWTYTINGEKVNKLANQQTLKNKDKVQFTLDKAE; this is encoded by the coding sequence ATGAAAAAATTTAAGTTGATTAGCGGTTTATTAGTTATGTTCTTAGCATTCTTTATTTTAACGGGATATACAAATAATACTCAAAAGAATAGCAATACAATTAAGGTTACATACACTCTTAAACAAGGTAAAAAGGTGGTTGCTACTAAGAAAACGACTTTGAAAAAGAATGATAAGGTAATTACCGGATTGAAGAAAAATTGGAAAGTTAAAGAAGTTAAAGGCTTTATTACATCAATTGATGGAATGAAGGAAAACCAAAAGAAAGGAATTTATTGGACATATACAATTAATGGAGAAAAGGTTAATAAGTTAGCTAACCAGCAAACATTGAAGAATAAAGATAAGGTTCAGTTCACGTTGGATAAGGCGGAATGA
- a CDS encoding ECF transporter S component, with protein sequence MKVRVHPVSKHMQVKRMTLIAMLAALGTVLRVFKIIPIPNVQPVTDLIMIATLVLGVGFGISLAMMIMILSNLLLGFGIWTVPQILAYAVCVLTVAGLAKVTPLKKHFTLQLILATFLGFEYGFFVSLGMSIYGGWAAFLAYWLSGLLFDLYHALGNLGCYFILYKPLTVAFKHYLQEG encoded by the coding sequence ATGAAAGTACGTGTTCATCCAGTAAGTAAGCATATGCAGGTCAAACGAATGACGCTAATTGCGATGCTGGCAGCACTAGGGACTGTTTTACGGGTCTTTAAGATAATTCCAATCCCTAACGTTCAACCTGTTACAGATTTGATAATGATTGCAACATTAGTTCTTGGCGTTGGCTTTGGAATTTCATTAGCGATGATGATAATGATCTTGTCAAATTTGCTATTAGGTTTTGGTATTTGGACCGTGCCACAGATTCTGGCTTATGCCGTATGTGTTCTTACAGTGGCTGGTCTTGCTAAAGTAACACCCTTAAAAAAGCATTTTACATTACAGCTTATATTGGCAACTTTTCTGGGATTTGAATATGGATTTTTTGTTAGTTTAGGAATGTCAATTTATGGTGGCTGGGCTGCTTTCTTGGCTTATTGGCTTAGCGGACTGTTATTTGACCTATATCATGCATTAGGAAATTTAGGCTGTTACTTTATTTTATATAAGCCGTTAACGGTAGCATTTAAGCACTATTTGCAAGAAGGATAA
- a CDS encoding ISL3 family transposase — protein MSHNDSILNILGIKDKNIKIISVEEAEHNNDSVKEYITLITATLSYPINRCRNCGFPTVNKDGFRKTHVRLASLNGRRYELELRKQRYKCKSCHTTFGAITNLTKENQTLSSDLKNQIMLLARKGLSGQLIAEMCHCSPSSVRRTILERMEPHYRVAKLPKHLCFDEFRSIKSVMSFICCDAETHQIVTKLQDRLSPTIVDYFESRYSKAERECVQSVVIDLNAQYQSFIYRLFPNANIIIDRFHLVQLAGRALDNCRISILKQLDKQSREYKIMKSHWKLFHKKAEDLHPEEVVFLRGVKQYMTRQNAVDLITSKFSKFAEVYQTYQDITKALNERNSELLESTILDYQKTNTEMDTAIQTLRQNRKYVLNSAKFEYSNGPLEGINRKIKTLKRTCYGFANQKFFFLRIDCIFS, from the coding sequence ATGTCCCATAATGATTCTATCCTAAATATTCTTGGAATTAAAGATAAAAATATTAAAATTATTTCTGTTGAAGAAGCTGAACACAACAACGATTCTGTTAAAGAGTATATAACGCTAATAACAGCTACTCTTTCTTATCCGATTAATCGTTGTCGTAACTGTGGCTTTCCCACAGTTAATAAGGATGGCTTTCGCAAAACTCATGTACGACTGGCAAGTTTAAATGGGAGAAGATATGAACTAGAGCTTCGTAAACAACGTTATAAATGTAAATCATGCCATACTACTTTTGGTGCTATTACTAATTTAACCAAAGAAAATCAAACCTTATCCAGTGATCTCAAAAATCAAATCATGCTTTTAGCTCGTAAAGGCCTATCTGGTCAGCTTATTGCTGAAATGTGTCACTGCTCTCCTAGCAGTGTTCGTCGAACAATCTTAGAGCGCATGGAACCACACTATCGTGTGGCTAAGTTGCCTAAGCATCTATGTTTTGACGAGTTTCGTTCAATTAAGTCTGTGATGTCCTTTATCTGTTGTGACGCTGAAACCCACCAAATTGTCACAAAGTTACAGGATCGTCTATCACCTACCATTGTTGATTATTTTGAAAGTCGTTATTCAAAAGCCGAACGCGAATGCGTTCAATCAGTTGTAATTGATTTAAATGCTCAATATCAAAGTTTTATCTATCGCCTTTTCCCTAATGCCAATATCATTATTGATCGCTTCCACCTTGTACAATTAGCTGGTCGCGCTTTGGACAATTGTCGTATCTCTATCCTAAAGCAACTTGATAAACAGAGCCGAGAATATAAAATTATGAAGTCACATTGGAAGCTATTCCATAAAAAAGCTGAAGATCTTCACCCTGAAGAAGTAGTTTTTCTTCGCGGCGTTAAACAATATATGACTCGCCAAAATGCTGTTGATCTCATTACTAGTAAATTTTCCAAGTTCGCTGAAGTCTACCAAACTTACCAAGATATCACGAAAGCCCTAAACGAGCGCAATAGTGAATTACTAGAGTCAACCATCTTAGACTACCAAAAAACCAATACAGAAATGGATACTGCTATTCAAACCCTTCGTCAAAACAGAAAATATGTCTTAAATAGCGCTAAATTTGAATACTCTAATGGTCCTTTAGAAGGCATCAATCGCAAAATCAAAACCCTAAAACGAACTTGTTATGGTTTTGCCAATCAAAAATTTTTCTTTTTAAGAATCGATTGTATTTTTTCGTAA
- the tnpA gene encoding IS200/IS605 family transposase, translating to MELDRNQHSVYLLNYHLVMVVKYRRKVINDEISEYLKHRFVVVGQAYGINLQEWNHDQDHVHVLFRATPHTEMAKFLNAYKSSSSRMVKKQFPEIKQYLWKSAFWTQSYCLISTGGAPLEVVKRYIESQGRK from the coding sequence ATAGAGTTAGATAGGAATCAGCATTCAGTATACTTACTTAATTACCATTTGGTAATGGTGGTTAAGTATCGTCGAAAAGTAATTAACGATGAAATATCTGAATATCTTAAACATCGTTTTGTAGTTGTGGGACAAGCATACGGCATTAATTTGCAAGAATGGAATCATGATCAGGACCACGTACATGTTTTGTTTAGAGCAACGCCTCATACGGAAATGGCTAAATTTTTAAATGCTTACAAATCGTCTAGCTCCAGAATGGTCAAAAAACAATTTCCAGAAATCAAGCAGTATCTTTGGAAATCAGCTTTTTGGACACAAAGCTATTGCTTAATTAGCACTGGTGGAGCGCCTTTAGAAGTTGTAAAACGATATATTGAAAGTCAAGGGAGAAAATAA
- the tnpA gene encoding IS200/IS605 family transposase, translating to MDKKMVVKYRRKVINDEISEYLKHRFVVVGQAYGINLQEWNHDQDHVHVLFRATPHTEMAKFLNAYKSSSSRMVKKQFPEIKQYLWKSAFWTQSYCLISTGGAPLEVVKRYIESQGRK from the coding sequence ATGGATAAAAAGATGGTGGTTAAGTATCGTCGAAAAGTAATTAACGATGAAATATCTGAATATCTTAAACATCGTTTTGTAGTTGTGGGACAAGCATACGGCATTAATTTGCAAGAATGGAATCATGATCAGGACCACGTACATGTTTTGTTTAGAGCAACGCCTCATACGGAAATGGCTAAATTTTTAAATGCTTACAAATCGTCTAGCTCCAGAATGGTCAAAAAACAATTTCCAGAAATCAAGCAGTATCTTTGGAAATCAGCTTTTTGGACACAAAGCTATTGCTTAATTAGCACTGGTGGAGCGCCTTTAGAAGTTGTAAAACGATATATTGAAAGTCAAGGGAGAAAATAA
- the ltrA gene encoding group II intron reverse transcriptase/maturase — protein MRQSQKTEQQADRLSRIGLENRKYTRARSTDYGEGKGMSVTIQDLVLDRNNLNQAYLRVKRNKGAAGIDDMTVNDLLPYLRENKTELIASLREGKYKPAPVKRVEIPKPNGGVRKLGIPTVVDRMVQQAVAQILTPIFERVFSDNSFGFRPHRGAHDAIAKVVDLYNQGYRRVVDLDLKAYFDNVNHDLMIKYLQQYIDDPWTLRLIRKFLTSGVLDHGLFAKSEKGTPQGGPLSPILANIYLNELDKELTRRGHHFVRYADDCNIYVKSQRAGERVMRSITQFLEKRLKVKVNPDKTKVGSPLRLKFLGFSLGVDHNGAYARPAKQSQQRVKKALRLLTKRNRGISLTRMFEEIHRKMRGWLQYYSIGKLTDFIQRLDKWLRARIRQYIWKQWKKLKTKVTNLQKLGLSQRDAYVFASTRKGYWRTAHSKTLSYSLTNRKLEQLGLMNMSKTLQSIQCD, from the coding sequence GTGCGACAATCGCAGAAAACAGAACAACAAGCTGACCGCTTGTCGAGGATAGGTTTGGAAAACCGAAAGTACACAAGGGCGCGTAGTACCGATTATGGTGAAGGTAAAGGTATGAGTGTCACTATCCAAGACTTAGTCTTGGACCGCAATAACCTTAATCAGGCTTATTTGCGAGTTAAGAGAAATAAAGGGGCAGCAGGCATTGACGATATGACAGTCAATGACCTTCTGCCATATCTCAGAGAAAATAAGACGGAATTGATCGCTAGTTTGCGTGAGGGCAAGTATAAACCAGCACCAGTCAAACGGGTAGAAATTCCGAAGCCTAATGGTGGAGTAAGAAAACTCGGAATACCAACAGTGGTGGACCGAATGGTTCAACAAGCTGTGGCCCAAATTCTTACACCTATCTTTGAGCGTGTTTTCTCTGATAATAGTTTTGGCTTCCGCCCTCACCGTGGGGCTCACGACGCTATTGCAAAAGTAGTAGATCTTTATAATCAAGGTTATCGAAGAGTTGTCGACTTAGACCTAAAAGCCTATTTTGATAATGTTAATCATGACTTGATGATTAAGTATCTTCAACAATATATTGATGACCCATGGACACTAAGGCTCATTCGTAAGTTTCTAACTAGCGGAGTCTTAGACCATGGGCTTTTCGCTAAGAGTGAAAAAGGAACCCCACAAGGAGGGCCATTGTCACCAATACTGGCGAATATCTATCTAAATGAGTTGGATAAAGAGTTGACTAGACGTGGTCACCACTTTGTGCGCTATGCGGATGATTGTAACATTTATGTTAAAAGTCAACGAGCCGGAGAACGAGTAATGCGAAGCATTACCCAGTTTCTTGAAAAGCGATTGAAAGTTAAAGTGAACCCAGATAAAACCAAAGTCGGTAGCCCGCTACGGTTAAAGTTTCTTGGCTTTTCGTTGGGTGTAGACCACAATGGAGCCTACGCCCGTCCAGCAAAACAATCGCAACAACGAGTAAAGAAAGCATTGAGGTTATTAACTAAACGTAATCGTGGAATATCCCTGACAAGAATGTTTGAAGAAATTCATCGAAAAATGCGTGGATGGCTTCAGTACTACTCAATTGGGAAACTAACTGACTTTATTCAACGCCTTGACAAGTGGTTGAGGGCCCGAATAAGACAGTATATCTGGAAGCAATGGAAGAAGCTTAAAACTAAGGTAACTAACTTACAGAAGCTGGGGCTGTCCCAGCGTGATGCATATGTCTTCGCTAGTACCCGCAAGGGCTACTGGCGAACTGCACACAGTAAGACCTTGAGCTATTCTCTAACTAATAGAAAACTGGAACAACTCGGACTTATGAATATGTCCAAGACGCTCCAGTCAATTCAATGTGATTAA
- the moaA gene encoding GTP 3',8-cyclase MoaA: MEQLYDQFQRKIDYLRLSITDRCNLRCVYCMPEEGLKFFPKDKIMSQDEIIQLVQNFAKMGITKVRLTGGEPLLRRDLPEIIQRIRQISEINDISITTNGTALKYQAKKLKEAGLDRLNISLDTFNPAVYKKMTRGGNIKHVLQGIAAAEREGFKIIKVNTVVVRGENDQEVMDFINYTKDHPINVRFIEYMPIGQEISDWKKEYVPLTSIFDKCREAGLTYKPLSLPGNGPADNYQIKGYRGSFGLIHPISERFCESCDRLRITSDGYVKACLYWNEELDIRPVINDFAAFKKVVQKALNNKPLNHEMAMKNVHQIINPAPTWRHMSQIGG; the protein is encoded by the coding sequence GTGGAACAACTCTATGACCAGTTTCAACGAAAAATTGATTATTTACGATTATCAATAACAGACCGGTGTAATTTACGGTGTGTTTACTGTATGCCAGAAGAAGGATTGAAGTTCTTCCCTAAAGATAAAATTATGTCCCAAGATGAAATTATTCAGTTAGTGCAAAATTTCGCCAAAATGGGGATTACGAAAGTCCGCCTAACTGGTGGCGAACCATTATTACGGCGGGACTTACCCGAGATTATCCAGCGTATTCGGCAAATTTCTGAAATTAACGACATTTCAATTACGACGAACGGGACGGCCCTGAAGTATCAAGCAAAGAAATTGAAGGAAGCGGGTCTTGATCGCCTTAATATTTCTCTTGATACTTTTAATCCAGCAGTATATAAAAAGATGACCCGTGGCGGAAATATCAAGCATGTCCTGCAAGGGATCGCGGCAGCTGAACGAGAGGGTTTTAAGATTATTAAGGTCAACACCGTAGTCGTGCGGGGCGAAAATGACCAGGAAGTCATGGATTTTATTAATTATACGAAAGACCACCCGATCAATGTGCGCTTTATTGAATACATGCCAATCGGGCAAGAGATTAGCGATTGGAAAAAAGAATATGTTCCGCTAACCAGCATTTTTGATAAGTGTCGCGAGGCGGGGTTAACATATAAACCGTTATCATTGCCCGGTAATGGTCCTGCCGATAACTATCAGATTAAGGGTTACCGAGGTAGCTTCGGTTTGATTCACCCAATTTCAGAGCGGTTTTGTGAATCTTGTGACCGTTTGCGAATTACCTCCGATGGTTACGTCAAAGCCTGCTTATATTGGAATGAAGAACTGGATATCCGACCGGTCATCAATGACTTTGCGGCATTTAAGAAAGTAGTGCAGAAGGCGCTAAATAATAAGCCGTTAAATCATGAAATGGCAATGAAAAATGTTCATCAGATTATTAATCCAGCGCCAACGTGGCGGCATATGAGTCAGATAGGTGGGTAA
- a CDS encoding metal-sulfur cluster assembly factor, whose product MAADQNTGAPFSPTENRVMDALQSVIDPELGVDIVNLGLIYDVQVDDQQLCVITMTLTTMGCPVSNVLSQQIIEQALATDGVAKCKINLVWEPVWSPSMMTRYAKIALGIHE is encoded by the coding sequence ATGGCAGCTGATCAAAATACCGGCGCTCCTTTTTCGCCGACGGAAAACCGAGTAATGGATGCTCTGCAGTCGGTAATTGACCCAGAATTAGGGGTAGATATTGTTAACTTAGGGTTGATTTATGATGTTCAAGTTGATGACCAACAATTATGCGTGATTACCATGACGCTAACGACAATGGGGTGTCCGGTTAGTAACGTCTTGAGTCAACAAATAATTGAACAAGCTTTGGCAACTGACGGGGTAGCAAAATGTAAGATTAACTTGGTCTGGGAACCAGTGTGGAGTCCAAGCATGATGACTCGCTATGCTAAGATTGCCCTGGGAATTCATGAATAA
- a CDS encoding IS1182 family transposase yields the protein MYQNYITGQTEFVLNYDYNVPKNHLVRLIDTFVDSIPQEVLLEENVAVTGRPLSHPALMLKILLFAYSRQTYSGRKIETLLEENLPMRWLARDHSYSYHTINNFRRSEHARNLIKRTFVYFTMALTDHGLIQNDAVFIDGTKVEADANKYSFTWRRAIEKYHAKLREKTASIYDELVEKQVIKEMKPEMIESIDGMELMAEEVEKEITNLDEAIKQEPKIIKGGSVRKRRRRFLKKLRRQLREDLIPRAKKYERVEDIFQGRNSFSKTDHDATFMCMKEDPMMNRELKPGYNLQIATHNQFVLDYALFSNPTDTRTLVPFLKQFHGLDFFTHVVADAGYGSEYNYTTLLDQFDKQPLIPYTTYQKEQKRKFKNDPTKPQNWQYNAEDDYYIDHLGVRFSFYRYSKRTDKYGFKRDLKLYRADTHQSSEELDQLAKTPGKRQRYIQVNPTWNYYKAKVKETLSSDEGKMIYRRRKFDVEPVFGRMKRDFGVRRTHLRGQRAVENDVGLTLMALNLTKLGKMINQLRPFLVNNQKCELQFLIKSKIIVRIFLVRS from the coding sequence ATGTATCAAAATTATATCACGGGACAAACAGAATTCGTACTAAATTATGACTACAATGTGCCAAAAAATCATCTGGTTCGGTTAATTGATACTTTTGTCGATTCCATTCCACAAGAGGTTTTGTTAGAAGAGAACGTGGCCGTCACCGGCCGCCCACTTTCTCACCCTGCACTGATGTTAAAAATTCTGTTGTTTGCGTACTCTCGTCAAACTTATTCTGGCCGGAAAATAGAAACCTTGTTAGAAGAAAACTTACCAATGCGATGGTTAGCCCGTGATCATTCATACAGTTACCATACCATCAATAACTTTCGACGGAGTGAGCACGCCAGGAACTTAATAAAACGTACCTTTGTTTACTTTACTATGGCTCTTACGGACCATGGGCTAATTCAAAATGATGCAGTCTTTATTGATGGCACTAAGGTTGAAGCGGATGCTAATAAGTACTCGTTTACTTGGCGTCGGGCAATAGAAAAGTATCACGCTAAGTTGAGAGAAAAGACGGCTAGTATTTATGATGAGTTAGTAGAAAAGCAAGTCATCAAAGAGATGAAACCAGAAATGATTGAATCTATCGACGGTATGGAATTAATGGCTGAAGAAGTGGAAAAAGAAATCACTAATCTAGACGAAGCCATTAAACAGGAGCCGAAAATAATTAAAGGTGGTTCAGTTAGAAAACGTCGGCGACGTTTTCTAAAGAAGCTTCGTCGTCAACTGAGAGAAGACTTAATTCCACGGGCTAAAAAATATGAACGTGTCGAAGATATTTTTCAAGGACGAAATAGCTTTTCGAAAACAGACCACGACGCAACTTTTATGTGCATGAAAGAAGATCCGATGATGAACCGAGAACTCAAACCCGGATATAATCTTCAGATTGCCACGCATAATCAGTTTGTCCTTGATTATGCTTTATTTTCCAATCCTACTGATACTAGGACTTTAGTGCCATTTCTTAAGCAATTCCATGGCTTGGATTTCTTTACACACGTGGTAGCTGATGCTGGTTACGGTAGTGAATATAATTACACAACACTGCTTGACCAATTCGATAAGCAACCACTCATTCCATACACCACCTATCAAAAAGAGCAGAAGCGTAAGTTCAAAAATGATCCAACAAAACCTCAGAATTGGCAGTACAATGCCGAAGATGACTACTATATTGATCATTTAGGCGTTCGCTTCAGTTTTTATCGCTACAGTAAACGAACTGATAAGTATGGATTTAAGCGCGATCTTAAACTCTATCGTGCCGACACACATCAATCATCAGAAGAGTTAGATCAGTTAGCTAAAACGCCAGGTAAGCGTCAGCGCTACATCCAGGTTAATCCAACTTGGAATTATTACAAAGCAAAAGTCAAAGAGACCCTCTCAAGCGATGAAGGTAAGATGATCTATCGTCGACGCAAGTTCGACGTTGAACCAGTCTTTGGTCGCATGAAGAGGGATTTTGGCGTACGCCGAACTCATTTGCGCGGCCAACGGGCTGTGGAAAATGATGTCGGATTAACCTTAATGGCATTGAACTTAACGAAATTGGGTAAAATGATCAACCAATTAAGACCCTTTTTAGTAAATAACCAAAAATGCGAACTACAATTTTTGATTAAATCAAAAATCATAGTTCGCATTTTCTTAGTTAGAAGCTAG
- a CDS encoding transposase codes for MYQNYTIGQTEFVLNYNYDLPQNHVARLISDFVDSIPQDVLLEDSGAATGRPSSHPAIMLKILLFAYSRQTYSGRKIEMMLDENLPMRWLAHDYTYSYHTINNFRRSQHASKLIKHAFVYFTMALKDHGLIQNDAVFIDGTKVEADANKYSFTWRRAVEKYHAKLREKTSKLYEELVEKQVVQEMAPELVTSAEGMEVMEQELAEKITKLDEEIKQEPKIIKGGSVRKRRHVSKLYHRANRIRTKL; via the coding sequence ATGTATCAAAATTATACCATAGGGCAAACCGAATTCGTACTAAACTATAACTATGATTTACCACAGAATCATGTTGCACGATTAATTAGTGATTTTGTCGACTCGATTCCACAAGATGTGCTATTAGAAGATTCGGGAGCGGCTACTGGCCGCCCTTCATCACATCCAGCAATTATGCTTAAGATTCTCTTGTTTGCCTACTCACGTCAAACTTATTCTGGAAGAAAGATTGAAATGATGTTGGATGAGAACCTGCCAATGCGTTGGTTAGCCCATGATTATACTTATAGCTACCATACCATCAATAACTTTCGACGCAGTCAGCACGCTAGTAAGCTAATTAAACATGCCTTTGTTTACTTTACCATGGCTTTGAAAGATCACGGACTAATTCAAAATGATGCAGTTTTTATCGATGGGACCAAGGTGGAAGCCGATGCTAATAAATATTCATTTACTTGGCGGCGGGCGGTTGAAAAGTATCACGCTAAGTTAAGAGAAAAGACGAGTAAGCTTTATGAGGAACTAGTAGAAAAACAAGTGGTGCAAGAAATGGCACCCGAGCTGGTTACTTCTGCCGAAGGCATGGAAGTAATGGAACAAGAACTTGCGGAGAAAATCACTAAGTTGGATGAAGAGATTAAGCAAGAACCAAAAATCATCAAAGGTGGTTCAGTTAGAAAACGGCGCCATGTATCAAAATTATACCATAGGGCAAACCGAATTCGTACTAAACTATAA